The following proteins come from a genomic window of Microbacterium lemovicicum:
- the mfd gene encoding transcription-repair coupling factor — MTVPGIVRALAQSEAFRDAVAAASADADFSLVEGLDAPLLSALLAQRRGLDAAASRGGALLVIAPTGRRAESLVPALESVMPGARVLHFPAWETLPHERLSPSPETVGRRLSVLRQVAEDDETPLIITASVRAALQPLAGGLTDRPPIELRVGGRGRELDSVLAGLVELAYHRVDMVSRRGEFAVRGGILDVFPPIADHPYRVEFFGDEVDAIRAFSVADQRSLPGDVAGIELPASRELLLTDSVRSRARGLMSDFPGIRGMLEKMAEGIPVEGMESLTPVLVDRVVTLADYLPPRSAVALVDPERSLTRARTLGETNREFLEAAWNAATAGAETPVDLGAGDFLTLPALRDAARDRDGVWWTMSTFDSGAADATAEGLLDIDVALEQAALIRVPGAAVPSFHGNVDGATAHIGELLADGWRVVVAASGTGLVDRARDVLAERGIAARKVEHVLEPPEPGVAHAVTAVLERGFEVPDAKLAVLTEAEFYGRTIGGDSRQVKKLASRRRNVVDPLQLKAGDFVVHATHGIGRFVELSQREVSTGGRNAVKTTREYLVIEYAPAKRGYPGDKLFVPTDQLDLLSRYVGGEAPTLSKMGGSDWAQAKGRARKAVRDIAVELVKLYSARMASKGHAFGPDTPWQRELEEAFPFAETPDQLQTVDEIKADMEKPIPMDRLLSGDVGFGKTEVAVRAAFKAIQDGKQVAMLVPTTLLVKQHIETFTERFAGFPVQVRALSRFQTDKEVKETLAGITDGTVDMVIGTHRILTEGVLFKDLGLMIIDEEQRFGVEHKDKLKKLKTNVDILAMSATPIPRTLEMAVTGIREMSTLQTPPEDRHPILTFVGPRNDKQVAAAIRRELLREGQVFYVHNRVQSIQRVAAHIAELVPEARVAVAHGQMGEQALENVVDDFWERRADVLVSTTIIETGLDIANANTIIIDRADKYGLSQLHQLRGRVGRARERAYAYFLYDENKPLSETAADRLETIAVNNDLGSGMQVALKDLEIRGAGNLLGAEQAGHIAGVGFDLYLRMIGEAVATFRGDETDGPAELRLELPVDARIPESYIDSERLRLEAYQKLSAAASASAKPDAIDLVIEELQDRYGEPPAEVDGLIAVARLRRRAARASLADVVAMGPNLRIAPAVLPDSMRVRLQRLYPKAKLISSGDALVVPLPNAGGEPMRDADLIAWVGQLLDALWPEPKDAAAEASATV; from the coding sequence GTGACAGTTCCCGGGATCGTGCGCGCCCTCGCGCAGTCCGAGGCGTTCCGGGATGCCGTGGCCGCAGCATCCGCCGACGCCGACTTCTCGCTCGTCGAAGGCCTCGACGCTCCGCTCCTGTCCGCGCTCCTCGCGCAGCGGCGGGGGCTCGACGCCGCCGCTTCGCGCGGGGGCGCCCTGCTCGTGATCGCACCCACCGGCCGCCGCGCCGAATCGCTCGTCCCCGCGCTCGAGTCCGTGATGCCCGGAGCGCGCGTGCTGCACTTCCCCGCGTGGGAGACGCTGCCGCACGAGCGGCTCAGTCCCAGCCCCGAGACGGTGGGTCGGCGGCTGTCGGTGCTCCGTCAGGTGGCGGAGGACGACGAGACGCCGCTCATCATCACCGCCTCGGTGCGCGCCGCGCTCCAGCCGCTCGCCGGCGGCCTCACCGACCGGCCCCCGATCGAGCTCCGCGTCGGCGGCCGCGGCCGTGAGCTCGACTCCGTGCTCGCCGGGCTCGTCGAGCTGGCGTACCACCGCGTCGACATGGTGTCCCGGCGAGGCGAGTTCGCCGTCCGCGGCGGCATCCTCGACGTCTTCCCGCCCATCGCCGACCACCCCTACCGCGTCGAGTTCTTCGGCGACGAGGTCGACGCGATCCGCGCGTTCTCCGTCGCCGACCAGCGATCTCTCCCGGGAGACGTGGCGGGCATCGAGCTGCCCGCCAGCCGCGAGCTGCTCCTGACCGACAGCGTGCGTTCGCGCGCGCGGGGTCTCATGAGCGACTTCCCCGGCATCCGCGGCATGCTCGAGAAGATGGCCGAGGGAATTCCGGTCGAGGGCATGGAATCACTCACCCCGGTGCTCGTCGACCGTGTCGTGACGCTCGCGGACTACCTCCCGCCCCGCTCGGCGGTCGCCCTCGTCGACCCCGAGCGCTCGCTCACCCGTGCGCGCACGCTCGGCGAGACGAACCGCGAGTTCCTCGAGGCCGCGTGGAACGCCGCCACCGCCGGCGCGGAGACCCCGGTCGATCTCGGTGCCGGCGACTTCCTCACGCTGCCGGCCCTCCGCGACGCCGCGCGCGACCGCGACGGCGTGTGGTGGACGATGAGCACGTTCGACTCCGGTGCGGCGGATGCCACGGCGGAGGGCCTCCTCGACATCGACGTCGCCCTCGAGCAGGCCGCGCTCATCCGCGTGCCCGGTGCCGCGGTGCCGAGCTTCCACGGCAACGTCGACGGCGCGACCGCGCACATCGGCGAGCTGCTCGCCGACGGCTGGCGCGTGGTGGTGGCCGCCTCCGGAACGGGCCTCGTCGACCGCGCCCGTGACGTCCTCGCCGAGCGCGGCATCGCCGCGCGCAAGGTCGAGCACGTCCTCGAGCCGCCGGAGCCCGGCGTGGCGCACGCCGTCACCGCGGTGCTCGAGCGCGGCTTCGAGGTGCCCGACGCGAAGCTCGCCGTGCTCACCGAGGCCGAGTTCTACGGCCGCACGATCGGGGGCGACTCGCGTCAGGTGAAGAAGCTCGCCTCGCGCCGCCGCAACGTGGTCGACCCGCTGCAGCTCAAGGCCGGCGACTTCGTCGTGCACGCCACGCACGGCATCGGCCGCTTCGTGGAGCTGAGCCAGCGCGAGGTGTCGACCGGAGGGCGCAACGCCGTCAAGACGACGCGCGAGTACCTCGTCATCGAGTACGCGCCCGCCAAACGCGGCTACCCGGGCGACAAGCTGTTCGTGCCCACCGACCAGCTCGACCTGCTCTCGCGCTACGTCGGGGGCGAGGCTCCGACCCTGTCGAAGATGGGCGGCAGCGACTGGGCCCAGGCCAAGGGTCGCGCCCGCAAGGCGGTCCGCGACATCGCCGTCGAGCTGGTCAAGCTCTACTCGGCGCGCATGGCCTCCAAGGGGCATGCCTTCGGGCCCGACACCCCCTGGCAGCGCGAGCTGGAGGAGGCCTTCCCGTTCGCCGAGACGCCCGATCAGCTCCAGACGGTCGACGAGATCAAGGCCGACATGGAGAAGCCGATCCCGATGGACCGTCTGCTGTCGGGCGACGTCGGCTTCGGCAAGACCGAGGTCGCCGTCCGCGCCGCGTTCAAGGCGATCCAGGACGGCAAGCAGGTGGCCATGCTCGTGCCGACCACGCTCCTGGTCAAGCAGCACATCGAGACGTTCACCGAGCGCTTCGCCGGCTTCCCGGTCCAGGTGCGCGCGCTGTCGCGCTTCCAGACCGACAAGGAGGTCAAGGAGACGCTCGCGGGCATCACCGACGGCACCGTCGACATGGTGATCGGCACCCACCGCATCCTCACCGAGGGCGTGCTCTTCAAGGACCTCGGCCTCATGATCATCGACGAGGAGCAGAGGTTCGGCGTCGAGCACAAGGACAAGCTCAAGAAGCTCAAGACGAACGTCGACATCCTCGCCATGAGCGCGACGCCGATCCCACGCACGCTCGAGATGGCGGTGACCGGCATCCGCGAGATGTCGACGCTGCAGACGCCTCCGGAGGACCGCCACCCGATCCTCACCTTCGTCGGGCCGCGCAACGACAAGCAGGTCGCGGCGGCGATCCGCCGGGAGCTGCTGCGCGAGGGCCAGGTCTTCTACGTGCACAACCGCGTGCAGTCGATCCAGCGGGTCGCCGCCCACATCGCCGAGCTCGTGCCCGAGGCCCGCGTCGCGGTCGCCCACGGCCAGATGGGGGAGCAGGCGCTGGAGAACGTCGTCGACGACTTCTGGGAGCGCCGCGCCGACGTGCTGGTCTCGACGACGATCATCGAGACCGGGCTCGACATCGCCAACGCGAACACGATCATCATCGACCGCGCCGATAAGTACGGCCTGTCGCAGCTGCACCAGCTGCGCGGCCGCGTGGGCCGTGCCCGCGAGCGGGCGTACGCCTACTTCCTGTACGACGAGAACAAGCCGCTCTCCGAGACCGCGGCCGACCGCCTCGAGACCATCGCCGTGAACAACGACCTCGGCAGCGGCATGCAGGTCGCCCTCAAGGACCTCGAGATCCGCGGCGCCGGCAACCTGCTCGGTGCGGAGCAGGCGGGGCACATCGCCGGCGTCGGCTTCGACCTCTACCTGCGCATGATCGGGGAGGCCGTCGCCACCTTCCGCGGCGACGAGACCGACGGTCCGGCCGAGCTCCGGCTCGAGCTTCCCGTGGACGCCCGCATACCCGAGAGCTACATCGACAGCGAGCGCCTGCGGCTGGAGGCGTACCAGAAGCTGTCGGCCGCGGCATCCGCGTCGGCCAAGCCCGACGCCATCGACCTGGTCATCGAGGAGTTGCAGGACCGCTACGGCGAGCCGCCCGCCGAGGTCGACGGCCTCATCGCCGTCGCCCGTCTGCGTCGCCGCGCCGCACGCGCGTCGCTGGCCGACGTCGTGGCGATGGGTCCGAACCTGCGCATCGCGCCGGCCGTGCTGCCCGACTCGATGCGGGTGCGCCTGCAGCGGCTGTACCCGAAGGCGAAGCTGATCTCCAGCGGCGACGCACTCGTGGTGCCGCTGCCGAACGCGGGCGGCGAGCCGATGCGCGACGCCGACCTCATCGCGTGGGTGGGTCAGCTCCTCGACGCGCTGTGGCCGGAGCCGAAGGATGCCGCGGCGGAGGCTTCGGCGACGGTCTAG
- a CDS encoding DUF4064 domain-containing protein has product MSDAQNGTQGQTPAWPAPGQQSPPPVPPYGQPQPQSQSQQPYAQPRPPYGQPQPYAQPPYGSPHAQPQQPYGPPQGYARPPQFAAPYAAAPTGTFAPAVEAERGRALGTVALVLALIAFVVPTVIAAAAGYDIGVGLGREVPSVSSDTFDLGLLTPVRGSVLLAEVAFWGGTVLGVWAIVQGIVAAVRNRGRGAGIAAIVIGVLGVFAFGTAVTWALTAGVTVSAASAF; this is encoded by the coding sequence GTGAGCGACGCGCAGAACGGTACGCAGGGGCAGACTCCGGCCTGGCCGGCTCCCGGACAGCAGTCGCCGCCGCCGGTTCCGCCGTACGGTCAGCCGCAGCCGCAGTCGCAGTCGCAGCAGCCGTACGCCCAGCCGCGGCCGCCGTACGGTCAGCCGCAACCCTACGCGCAGCCGCCGTACGGGTCGCCCCACGCCCAGCCGCAGCAGCCGTACGGGCCGCCGCAGGGCTACGCGCGGCCGCCGCAGTTCGCGGCGCCGTACGCCGCGGCTCCGACCGGCACGTTCGCGCCGGCCGTCGAGGCGGAGCGGGGCAGGGCGCTCGGAACCGTCGCGCTCGTGCTGGCGCTGATCGCCTTCGTCGTGCCGACGGTGATCGCCGCGGCCGCGGGGTACGACATCGGCGTCGGTCTGGGCCGCGAGGTGCCGTCGGTGTCGTCGGACACGTTCGACCTCGGGCTGCTGACGCCGGTGCGGGGATCGGTCCTGCTGGCGGAGGTCGCGTTCTGGGGCGGCACGGTGCTCGGCGTCTGGGCGATCGTCCAGGGCATCGTGGCTGCCGTCAGGAACCGCGGACGCGGTGCCGGCATCGCGGCGATCGTCATCGGCGTGCTGGGCGTGTTCGCGTTCGGCACCGCCGTCACGTGGGCGTTGACGGCCGGCGTCACGGTCTCCGCCGCCTCGGCGTTCTGA
- the pth gene encoding aminoacyl-tRNA hydrolase, translating into MVQSWLVVGLGNPGPRYEATRHNVGQMVVDELARRRSEVLKSATKANARVAETWLRPGADKLVLAKSNSFMNTSGGPVSALAAYYGIAPERVVVVHDELDIPFDTIKLKVGGGHGGHNGVRDIAKALGTADFPRVRVGIGRPVGRQDPADWVLDPFGAAERPNLPILISDAADAVEELIGDGLLAAQQRHHAPRD; encoded by the coding sequence ATGGTGCAGTCCTGGCTGGTGGTCGGTCTCGGCAACCCGGGCCCGAGGTATGAGGCGACCCGGCACAACGTGGGTCAGATGGTCGTGGACGAGCTCGCCCGGCGCCGCAGCGAGGTGCTGAAGAGCGCGACCAAGGCGAATGCGCGCGTCGCGGAGACCTGGCTGCGCCCGGGGGCCGACAAGCTCGTGCTCGCGAAGTCCAACTCCTTCATGAACACGTCCGGCGGACCGGTGTCGGCGCTCGCGGCGTACTACGGCATCGCTCCCGAGCGCGTCGTGGTCGTGCACGACGAGCTGGACATCCCCTTCGACACGATCAAACTCAAGGTCGGCGGCGGGCACGGTGGTCACAACGGCGTGCGCGACATCGCCAAGGCGCTCGGCACGGCCGACTTCCCGCGCGTGCGCGTCGGCATCGGCCGTCCGGTCGGCCGGCAGGACCCGGCGGACTGGGTGCTCGATCCGTTCGGCGCGGCGGAGCGTCCGAACCTGCCGATCCTCATCTCGGACGCCGCGGATGCGGTCGAAGAGCTCATCGGCGACGGACTGCTCGCCGCGCAGCAGCGGCACCACGCTCCGCGCGACTGA